Below is a genomic region from Lampris incognitus isolate fLamInc1 chromosome 2, fLamInc1.hap2, whole genome shotgun sequence.
CACTAACTCGATGTTGTCTGATTGGTCTCTGTGATTCCAAGTAACCACCCCATTTAACCAATTTCCGTATTTGAGTTTTTAATGCAAAGATGTACCCGCACTGACCAAGCAACTCCGGACTTTAAAATAtcccatttattttattttacccaaaatttCGTTTCGTTTAATTTTTAAACTATACATTCCCCTTGGCAACATCACTGGTAAGAACAGAAGATGAACTATTTGTGTAATTTACATAAATGAAAGAGTGCTCCTCCGAATTCGTGCAaacttgaataaaaaaaaaatcattatggaAATCATACACAATTTATAACTTGTACAGCAGTGTATAGAATATCAACGATCTACCACACTCCGCATAACGGGTTAGGTCTAATATGGATTTTATTGAGAGTTCTGCTATTTCTTTCCTTTTAACAGATGATGGAGACCAGTTCAGAAACTCAGGTTCTTCATCCATATTGGCCACGTAACCTGTCCATTCCCAGCTATGTGGCCAATGACCGATCCATGTCTGAGATCCTAGTGTTTCTCTTCTCTGTGTCGGGGGTATTTCTGCTGGTGACCTGGGTAATCACCGGCCTGGAGGGTACCAATGGCAGAATGGGAATTTGGAGGCGCCTGGCTTTGTGCTGGTTTGCTGTCTGTGGTTTTATACACAGTGTCATTGAGGGCTGGTTCTCACTATATTATGAAAGCATCCCAGCAGACCAGAGGCTTCTCTCACAGCTTTGTACGTGTACCATTATATAAGCACGGACACATACAGGGTTTTTCTGAACTGTGTAAACACTGTTAAATATGATGCTGCAGTGCGATGTGTGTCAATAAGCTTTCTTTTTATAATCTACAGGGAAAGAATACTCCAAAGGAGACAGTCGATATGTAATGTAAGTTGATATGTGGACACAAATCTAATGTTAATGTATTTCTCAAGGAAGAAGGAATAGACTACTGAATGTCCCTTTTTCCTCTATGTAGAGGTGATAACTTCACTGTCTGTATGGAGACAGTGACTGCGTGGCTATGGGGACCATTTAGCTTTTGGGCAGTGTTTTCCTTCCTGACCAACAAGCCCTACAGATTTGTACTGCAACTCATTATTTCATTAGGTAAGAGAATAAAATCAGTCATTCAAAGCCTATCGCTTAATCATAGcttaatcataataataacacaCTTGTATATAAAAGCAAGAAGATCCAAAATTGGGTAGCTGAATTGATCCACATTTGCTCAGGACCCTGTTCCACTTACACTATCATTTTTGTCTTTTGAATTACAGTGAAACAACATTGACCTTATcttacaaacacatagatacatacatacatacattcaagAAATAAGACCCACTTTTAAAAAGATGTTTCTCTTGATCTCAAATGACATTCAAATGAATGACGTTTTGAGATACAAAACTTCAttagattttaaaattctgtacaATCTGATTTCAGGCCAGCTGTATGGAGCAGTCCTCTACTTCTACACAGAACACAGAGATGGTTATGCTCACAGTGAGTTGGGACACCCCATCTACTTCTGGTTCTACTTTGTGTTCATGAATGTACTGTGGATCATCATACCCCTGGTGCTTATTTTGGATGCATGGAGCCATATCTCATCAGCCCAGATGCACATGGACACCATAAGGTCAAAAAAGTCTAAGAGGAACTGATATGCAACAATAGGAAAAAGGACTTGGATGCTAGAGTATTTGTGAGAGGAAAAGGAAAACTGTATGTCACATACATATTTTTATTGTTAAAAAGTACTGTGGGTGAAGAAGCTGACGAACAATAACGATCAAGCAAAATATTTTTGTTATTCAATGTTAGAAGTTGCAAGTGTATTCTTTGAAAAACATGTTTCCAACGTCATCACTACACCaccctcatgttgtttgttgtttCTTGAAGAATTCTG
It encodes:
- the ebp gene encoding 3-beta-hydroxysteroid-Delta(8),Delta(7)-isomerase, which encodes MMETSSETQVLHPYWPRNLSIPSYVANDRSMSEILVFLFSVSGVFLLVTWVITGLEGTNGRMGIWRRLALCWFAVCGFIHSVIEGWFSLYYESIPADQRLLSQLWKEYSKGDSRYVIGDNFTVCMETVTAWLWGPFSFWAVFSFLTNKPYRFVLQLIISLGQLYGAVLYFYTEHRDGYAHSELGHPIYFWFYFVFMNVLWIIIPLVLILDAWSHISSAQMHMDTIRSKKSKRN